One Pocillopora verrucosa isolate sample1 chromosome 10, ASM3666991v2, whole genome shotgun sequence genomic window carries:
- the LOC131785576 gene encoding uncharacterized protein isoform X2, which yields MKGTLALVRIVETMETAGKIECLRKIDHYGGMKGVGVLRKMFGLIILVSSIAYSLSAHLHDGSSAADMKCEIKSSCSGGCESTEPMTVDPDSNVTLNCSITERLELGMTWKRLANRTNSSELYLYHWSSINNKNYSCVCTAILFTHALKIYDGSSSPNDIVQGKETSIECVFSGWPLPTIVHWFKEEKLITNGTDGIYHSVEKEGNNLRSTLYFPSGQEDQEGLYKCNATNSIPGWSSWAAYAIEMLLLCPSAQGPIVSSDKILASAFSNINLTCRSGFDGNCPHEVLWLKGNNTAYLENAKKYSSEERETHTRCKNEYVLFIFNVTKDDEGRYTCHWECDEDIKTAVIDLKVSADFPTIDTTTQSNIILASPSHEGGRQKWLLPIIILSAVSVAVIFMSVLRFGFKKKRTSSYKIQRLEGIKEGDLINRLFISFSSKDLAWVNENLISIFEKHSIAYSIHSRDFELGRPIVQNMADNVYGSRQVLIVLSQNYLASNFCREELHMAVQRGIDSGDSSLILVMINSLKKKQLPAALRNKKMLDFDKHKKKQDWEEKILGEIIEGKTMII from the exons ATGAAAGGAACTCTAGCTCTGGTACGAATCGTTGAAACAATGGAAACGGCTGGCAAAATTGAGTGTCTGCGCAAAATTGACCATTATGGTGGGATGAAAGGTGTAGGAGTGTTACGAAAAATGTTTGGGCTGATTATCTTAGTGTCTTCTATCGCATATTCCTTATCTGCACATCTACATG ATGGGTCATCCGCAGCTGACATGAAATGCGAAATTAAGTCCTCCTGTTCTGGAGGATGCGAATCTACGGAACCGATGACGGTAGATCCAGACTCCAATGTAACCCTCAACTGTTCAATCACAGAAAGACTGGAACTAGGCATGACGTGGAAGCGTTTGGCAAACCGCACCAATTCCTCAGAGTTGTATCTCTATCACTGGAGTTcgataaataataaaaactatTCATGTGTATGTACCGCGATACTTTTCACAC ATGCCCTTAAAATTTACGATGGTTCAAGTTCGCCAAATGATATTGTCCAAGGCAAAGAAACCAGTATAGAATGCGTTTTCTCCGGTTGGCCTCTTCCCACTATTGTGCATTGGTTCAAGGAAGAGAAACTGATCACTAACGGAACGGACGGTATTTATCACTCAGTGGAGAAAGAGGGAAATAATCTCCGGAGCACTCTCTACTTTCCGAGTGGCCAAGAAGATCAAGAAGGGCTTTACAAGTGCAATGCCACCAACAGTATCCCTGGATGGTCGAGTTGGGCGGCTTACGCGATAGAGATGCTTTTATTGT GTCCCTCGGCACAAGGTCCAATCGTATCTTCCGATAAGATTCTTGCCAGCGCTTTTTCTAATATCAACCTGACATGTCGGTCTGGTTTTGATGGCAATTGTCCTCATGAGGTACTATGGCTCAAAGGAAATAACACGGCGTATTTGGAAAATGCCAAAAAGTACAGTTCAGAAGAAAGAGAAACGCATACTAGGTGCAAGAATGAGTACgtcctttttattttcaacgTCACGAAGGACGATGAAGGGAGATACACTTGTCATTGGGAATGCGATGAAGACATCAAGACAGCTGTAATTGACTTGAAAGTATCTGCTGATTTTCCTACAATAG ATACCACAACTCAGTCAAACATAATTTTAGCTTCTCCTTCTCACGAGG GAGGTCGACAAAAATGGCTGCTGCCAATCATCATTCTATCAGCAGTTAGTGTAGCCGTCATTTTCATGTCAGTCCTGCGGTTTggtttcaagaaaaaaaggacatCTTCTTATAAGATACAAAGAC TAGAAGGCATCAAAGAAGGAGACCTCATAAATCGACTGTTTATCAGCTTCAGCTCAAAAGACTTGGCCTGGGTCAATGAGAACCTCATTTCAATTTTTGAGAAGCACTCCATAGCTTACAGCATTCACAGCCGGGACTTTGAGCTTGGGAGGCCAATCGTCCAAAACATGGCGGATAATGTGTATGGCAGCCGTCAGGTTTTGATCGTTTTATCCCAGAATTACCTCGCCAGTAATTTCTGCCGGGAGGAGCTGCACATGGCTGTCCAGAGGGGGATAGACTCGGGAGACTCGTCACTAATTCTTGTGATGATCAACAGCTTGAAGAAAAAGCAACTACCGGCCGCTctgagaaataagaaaatgttgGACTTTGACAAACATAAGAAGAAACAAGATTGGGAGGAGAAAATACTGGGCGAGATAATAGAAGGAAAAACTATGATTATTTAG
- the LOC131785576 gene encoding uncharacterized protein isoform X3 → MKGTLALVRIVETMETAGKIECLRKIDHYGGMKGVGVLRKMFGLIILVSSIAYSLSAHLHADGSSAADMKCEIKSSCSGGCESTEPMTVDPDSNVTLNCSITERLELGMTWKRLANRTNSSELYLYHWSSINNKNYSCVCTAILFTHALKIYDGSSSPNDIVQGKETSIECVFSGWPLPTIVHWFKEEKLITNGTDGIYHSVEKEGNNLRSTLYFPSGQEDQEGLYKCNATNSIPGWSSWAAYAIEMLLLCPSAQGPIVSSDKILASAFSNINLTCRSGFDGNCPHEVLWLKGNNTAYLENAKKYSSEERETHTRCKNEYVLFIFNVTKDDEGRYTCHWECDEDIKTAVIDLKVSADFPTIDTTTQSNIILASPSHEGGRQKWLLPIIILSAVSVAVIFMSVLRFGFKKKRTSSYKIQRQGIKEGDLINRLFISFSSKDLAWVNENLISIFEKHSIAYSIHSRDFELGRPIVQNMADNVYGSRQVLIVLSQNYLASNFCREELHMAVQRGIDSGDSSLILVMINSLKKKQLPAALRNKKMLDFDKHKKKQDWEEKILGEIIEGKTMII, encoded by the exons ATGAAAGGAACTCTAGCTCTGGTACGAATCGTTGAAACAATGGAAACGGCTGGCAAAATTGAGTGTCTGCGCAAAATTGACCATTATGGTGGGATGAAAGGTGTAGGAGTGTTACGAAAAATGTTTGGGCTGATTATCTTAGTGTCTTCTATCGCATATTCCTTATCTGCACATCTACATG CAGATGGGTCATCCGCAGCTGACATGAAATGCGAAATTAAGTCCTCCTGTTCTGGAGGATGCGAATCTACGGAACCGATGACGGTAGATCCAGACTCCAATGTAACCCTCAACTGTTCAATCACAGAAAGACTGGAACTAGGCATGACGTGGAAGCGTTTGGCAAACCGCACCAATTCCTCAGAGTTGTATCTCTATCACTGGAGTTcgataaataataaaaactatTCATGTGTATGTACCGCGATACTTTTCACAC ATGCCCTTAAAATTTACGATGGTTCAAGTTCGCCAAATGATATTGTCCAAGGCAAAGAAACCAGTATAGAATGCGTTTTCTCCGGTTGGCCTCTTCCCACTATTGTGCATTGGTTCAAGGAAGAGAAACTGATCACTAACGGAACGGACGGTATTTATCACTCAGTGGAGAAAGAGGGAAATAATCTCCGGAGCACTCTCTACTTTCCGAGTGGCCAAGAAGATCAAGAAGGGCTTTACAAGTGCAATGCCACCAACAGTATCCCTGGATGGTCGAGTTGGGCGGCTTACGCGATAGAGATGCTTTTATTGT GTCCCTCGGCACAAGGTCCAATCGTATCTTCCGATAAGATTCTTGCCAGCGCTTTTTCTAATATCAACCTGACATGTCGGTCTGGTTTTGATGGCAATTGTCCTCATGAGGTACTATGGCTCAAAGGAAATAACACGGCGTATTTGGAAAATGCCAAAAAGTACAGTTCAGAAGAAAGAGAAACGCATACTAGGTGCAAGAATGAGTACgtcctttttattttcaacgTCACGAAGGACGATGAAGGGAGATACACTTGTCATTGGGAATGCGATGAAGACATCAAGACAGCTGTAATTGACTTGAAAGTATCTGCTGATTTTCCTACAATAG ATACCACAACTCAGTCAAACATAATTTTAGCTTCTCCTTCTCACGAGG GAGGTCGACAAAAATGGCTGCTGCCAATCATCATTCTATCAGCAGTTAGTGTAGCCGTCATTTTCATGTCAGTCCTGCGGTTTggtttcaagaaaaaaaggacatCTTCTTATAAGATACAAAGAC AAGGCATCAAAGAAGGAGACCTCATAAATCGACTGTTTATCAGCTTCAGCTCAAAAGACTTGGCCTGGGTCAATGAGAACCTCATTTCAATTTTTGAGAAGCACTCCATAGCTTACAGCATTCACAGCCGGGACTTTGAGCTTGGGAGGCCAATCGTCCAAAACATGGCGGATAATGTGTATGGCAGCCGTCAGGTTTTGATCGTTTTATCCCAGAATTACCTCGCCAGTAATTTCTGCCGGGAGGAGCTGCACATGGCTGTCCAGAGGGGGATAGACTCGGGAGACTCGTCACTAATTCTTGTGATGATCAACAGCTTGAAGAAAAAGCAACTACCGGCCGCTctgagaaataagaaaatgttgGACTTTGACAAACATAAGAAGAAACAAGATTGGGAGGAGAAAATACTGGGCGAGATAATAGAAGGAAAAACTATGATTATTTAG
- the LOC131785576 gene encoding uncharacterized protein isoform X1 — MKGTLALVRIVETMETAGKIECLRKIDHYGGMKGVGVLRKMFGLIILVSSIAYSLSAHLHADGSSAADMKCEIKSSCSGGCESTEPMTVDPDSNVTLNCSITERLELGMTWKRLANRTNSSELYLYHWSSINNKNYSCVCTAILFTHALKIYDGSSSPNDIVQGKETSIECVFSGWPLPTIVHWFKEEKLITNGTDGIYHSVEKEGNNLRSTLYFPSGQEDQEGLYKCNATNSIPGWSSWAAYAIEMLLLCPSAQGPIVSSDKILASAFSNINLTCRSGFDGNCPHEVLWLKGNNTAYLENAKKYSSEERETHTRCKNEYVLFIFNVTKDDEGRYTCHWECDEDIKTAVIDLKVSADFPTIDTTTQSNIILASPSHEGGRQKWLLPIIILSAVSVAVIFMSVLRFGFKKKRTSSYKIQRLEGIKEGDLINRLFISFSSKDLAWVNENLISIFEKHSIAYSIHSRDFELGRPIVQNMADNVYGSRQVLIVLSQNYLASNFCREELHMAVQRGIDSGDSSLILVMINSLKKKQLPAALRNKKMLDFDKHKKKQDWEEKILGEIIEGKTMII, encoded by the exons ATGAAAGGAACTCTAGCTCTGGTACGAATCGTTGAAACAATGGAAACGGCTGGCAAAATTGAGTGTCTGCGCAAAATTGACCATTATGGTGGGATGAAAGGTGTAGGAGTGTTACGAAAAATGTTTGGGCTGATTATCTTAGTGTCTTCTATCGCATATTCCTTATCTGCACATCTACATG CAGATGGGTCATCCGCAGCTGACATGAAATGCGAAATTAAGTCCTCCTGTTCTGGAGGATGCGAATCTACGGAACCGATGACGGTAGATCCAGACTCCAATGTAACCCTCAACTGTTCAATCACAGAAAGACTGGAACTAGGCATGACGTGGAAGCGTTTGGCAAACCGCACCAATTCCTCAGAGTTGTATCTCTATCACTGGAGTTcgataaataataaaaactatTCATGTGTATGTACCGCGATACTTTTCACAC ATGCCCTTAAAATTTACGATGGTTCAAGTTCGCCAAATGATATTGTCCAAGGCAAAGAAACCAGTATAGAATGCGTTTTCTCCGGTTGGCCTCTTCCCACTATTGTGCATTGGTTCAAGGAAGAGAAACTGATCACTAACGGAACGGACGGTATTTATCACTCAGTGGAGAAAGAGGGAAATAATCTCCGGAGCACTCTCTACTTTCCGAGTGGCCAAGAAGATCAAGAAGGGCTTTACAAGTGCAATGCCACCAACAGTATCCCTGGATGGTCGAGTTGGGCGGCTTACGCGATAGAGATGCTTTTATTGT GTCCCTCGGCACAAGGTCCAATCGTATCTTCCGATAAGATTCTTGCCAGCGCTTTTTCTAATATCAACCTGACATGTCGGTCTGGTTTTGATGGCAATTGTCCTCATGAGGTACTATGGCTCAAAGGAAATAACACGGCGTATTTGGAAAATGCCAAAAAGTACAGTTCAGAAGAAAGAGAAACGCATACTAGGTGCAAGAATGAGTACgtcctttttattttcaacgTCACGAAGGACGATGAAGGGAGATACACTTGTCATTGGGAATGCGATGAAGACATCAAGACAGCTGTAATTGACTTGAAAGTATCTGCTGATTTTCCTACAATAG ATACCACAACTCAGTCAAACATAATTTTAGCTTCTCCTTCTCACGAGG GAGGTCGACAAAAATGGCTGCTGCCAATCATCATTCTATCAGCAGTTAGTGTAGCCGTCATTTTCATGTCAGTCCTGCGGTTTggtttcaagaaaaaaaggacatCTTCTTATAAGATACAAAGAC TAGAAGGCATCAAAGAAGGAGACCTCATAAATCGACTGTTTATCAGCTTCAGCTCAAAAGACTTGGCCTGGGTCAATGAGAACCTCATTTCAATTTTTGAGAAGCACTCCATAGCTTACAGCATTCACAGCCGGGACTTTGAGCTTGGGAGGCCAATCGTCCAAAACATGGCGGATAATGTGTATGGCAGCCGTCAGGTTTTGATCGTTTTATCCCAGAATTACCTCGCCAGTAATTTCTGCCGGGAGGAGCTGCACATGGCTGTCCAGAGGGGGATAGACTCGGGAGACTCGTCACTAATTCTTGTGATGATCAACAGCTTGAAGAAAAAGCAACTACCGGCCGCTctgagaaataagaaaatgttgGACTTTGACAAACATAAGAAGAAACAAGATTGGGAGGAGAAAATACTGGGCGAGATAATAGAAGGAAAAACTATGATTATTTAG
- the LOC131785576 gene encoding uncharacterized protein isoform X5, which yields MFFSSYVEFQIFIMLFLMFKKADGSSAADMKCEIKSSCSGGCESTEPMTVDPDSNVTLNCSITERLELGMTWKRLANRTNSSELYLYHWSSINNKNYSCVCTAILFTHALKIYDGSSSPNDIVQGKETSIECVFSGWPLPTIVHWFKEEKLITNGTDGIYHSVEKEGNNLRSTLYFPSGQEDQEGLYKCNATNSIPGWSSWAAYAIEMLLLCPSAQGPIVSSDKILASAFSNINLTCRSGFDGNCPHEVLWLKGNNTAYLENAKKYSSEERETHTRCKNEYVLFIFNVTKDDEGRYTCHWECDEDIKTAVIDLKVSADFPTIDTTTQSNIILASPSHEGGRQKWLLPIIILSAVSVAVIFMSVLRFGFKKKRTSSYKIQRLEGIKEGDLINRLFISFSSKDLAWVNENLISIFEKHSIAYSIHSRDFELGRPIVQNMADNVYGSRQVLIVLSQNYLASNFCREELHMAVQRGIDSGDSSLILVMINSLKKKQLPAALRNKKMLDFDKHKKKQDWEEKILGEIIEGKTMII from the exons ATGTTTTTCTCCAGCTATGTCGAGTTTCAGATTTTCATCATGTTGTTTCTCATGTTTAAAAAAG CAGATGGGTCATCCGCAGCTGACATGAAATGCGAAATTAAGTCCTCCTGTTCTGGAGGATGCGAATCTACGGAACCGATGACGGTAGATCCAGACTCCAATGTAACCCTCAACTGTTCAATCACAGAAAGACTGGAACTAGGCATGACGTGGAAGCGTTTGGCAAACCGCACCAATTCCTCAGAGTTGTATCTCTATCACTGGAGTTcgataaataataaaaactatTCATGTGTATGTACCGCGATACTTTTCACAC ATGCCCTTAAAATTTACGATGGTTCAAGTTCGCCAAATGATATTGTCCAAGGCAAAGAAACCAGTATAGAATGCGTTTTCTCCGGTTGGCCTCTTCCCACTATTGTGCATTGGTTCAAGGAAGAGAAACTGATCACTAACGGAACGGACGGTATTTATCACTCAGTGGAGAAAGAGGGAAATAATCTCCGGAGCACTCTCTACTTTCCGAGTGGCCAAGAAGATCAAGAAGGGCTTTACAAGTGCAATGCCACCAACAGTATCCCTGGATGGTCGAGTTGGGCGGCTTACGCGATAGAGATGCTTTTATTGT GTCCCTCGGCACAAGGTCCAATCGTATCTTCCGATAAGATTCTTGCCAGCGCTTTTTCTAATATCAACCTGACATGTCGGTCTGGTTTTGATGGCAATTGTCCTCATGAGGTACTATGGCTCAAAGGAAATAACACGGCGTATTTGGAAAATGCCAAAAAGTACAGTTCAGAAGAAAGAGAAACGCATACTAGGTGCAAGAATGAGTACgtcctttttattttcaacgTCACGAAGGACGATGAAGGGAGATACACTTGTCATTGGGAATGCGATGAAGACATCAAGACAGCTGTAATTGACTTGAAAGTATCTGCTGATTTTCCTACAATAG ATACCACAACTCAGTCAAACATAATTTTAGCTTCTCCTTCTCACGAGG GAGGTCGACAAAAATGGCTGCTGCCAATCATCATTCTATCAGCAGTTAGTGTAGCCGTCATTTTCATGTCAGTCCTGCGGTTTggtttcaagaaaaaaaggacatCTTCTTATAAGATACAAAGAC TAGAAGGCATCAAAGAAGGAGACCTCATAAATCGACTGTTTATCAGCTTCAGCTCAAAAGACTTGGCCTGGGTCAATGAGAACCTCATTTCAATTTTTGAGAAGCACTCCATAGCTTACAGCATTCACAGCCGGGACTTTGAGCTTGGGAGGCCAATCGTCCAAAACATGGCGGATAATGTGTATGGCAGCCGTCAGGTTTTGATCGTTTTATCCCAGAATTACCTCGCCAGTAATTTCTGCCGGGAGGAGCTGCACATGGCTGTCCAGAGGGGGATAGACTCGGGAGACTCGTCACTAATTCTTGTGATGATCAACAGCTTGAAGAAAAAGCAACTACCGGCCGCTctgagaaataagaaaatgttgGACTTTGACAAACATAAGAAGAAACAAGATTGGGAGGAGAAAATACTGGGCGAGATAATAGAAGGAAAAACTATGATTATTTAG
- the LOC131785576 gene encoding uncharacterized protein isoform X6 has product MFFSSYVEFQIFIMLFLMFKKDGSSAADMKCEIKSSCSGGCESTEPMTVDPDSNVTLNCSITERLELGMTWKRLANRTNSSELYLYHWSSINNKNYSCVCTAILFTHALKIYDGSSSPNDIVQGKETSIECVFSGWPLPTIVHWFKEEKLITNGTDGIYHSVEKEGNNLRSTLYFPSGQEDQEGLYKCNATNSIPGWSSWAAYAIEMLLLCPSAQGPIVSSDKILASAFSNINLTCRSGFDGNCPHEVLWLKGNNTAYLENAKKYSSEERETHTRCKNEYVLFIFNVTKDDEGRYTCHWECDEDIKTAVIDLKVSADFPTIDTTTQSNIILASPSHEGGRQKWLLPIIILSAVSVAVIFMSVLRFGFKKKRTSSYKIQRLEGIKEGDLINRLFISFSSKDLAWVNENLISIFEKHSIAYSIHSRDFELGRPIVQNMADNVYGSRQVLIVLSQNYLASNFCREELHMAVQRGIDSGDSSLILVMINSLKKKQLPAALRNKKMLDFDKHKKKQDWEEKILGEIIEGKTMII; this is encoded by the exons ATGTTTTTCTCCAGCTATGTCGAGTTTCAGATTTTCATCATGTTGTTTCTCATGTTTAAAAAAG ATGGGTCATCCGCAGCTGACATGAAATGCGAAATTAAGTCCTCCTGTTCTGGAGGATGCGAATCTACGGAACCGATGACGGTAGATCCAGACTCCAATGTAACCCTCAACTGTTCAATCACAGAAAGACTGGAACTAGGCATGACGTGGAAGCGTTTGGCAAACCGCACCAATTCCTCAGAGTTGTATCTCTATCACTGGAGTTcgataaataataaaaactatTCATGTGTATGTACCGCGATACTTTTCACAC ATGCCCTTAAAATTTACGATGGTTCAAGTTCGCCAAATGATATTGTCCAAGGCAAAGAAACCAGTATAGAATGCGTTTTCTCCGGTTGGCCTCTTCCCACTATTGTGCATTGGTTCAAGGAAGAGAAACTGATCACTAACGGAACGGACGGTATTTATCACTCAGTGGAGAAAGAGGGAAATAATCTCCGGAGCACTCTCTACTTTCCGAGTGGCCAAGAAGATCAAGAAGGGCTTTACAAGTGCAATGCCACCAACAGTATCCCTGGATGGTCGAGTTGGGCGGCTTACGCGATAGAGATGCTTTTATTGT GTCCCTCGGCACAAGGTCCAATCGTATCTTCCGATAAGATTCTTGCCAGCGCTTTTTCTAATATCAACCTGACATGTCGGTCTGGTTTTGATGGCAATTGTCCTCATGAGGTACTATGGCTCAAAGGAAATAACACGGCGTATTTGGAAAATGCCAAAAAGTACAGTTCAGAAGAAAGAGAAACGCATACTAGGTGCAAGAATGAGTACgtcctttttattttcaacgTCACGAAGGACGATGAAGGGAGATACACTTGTCATTGGGAATGCGATGAAGACATCAAGACAGCTGTAATTGACTTGAAAGTATCTGCTGATTTTCCTACAATAG ATACCACAACTCAGTCAAACATAATTTTAGCTTCTCCTTCTCACGAGG GAGGTCGACAAAAATGGCTGCTGCCAATCATCATTCTATCAGCAGTTAGTGTAGCCGTCATTTTCATGTCAGTCCTGCGGTTTggtttcaagaaaaaaaggacatCTTCTTATAAGATACAAAGAC TAGAAGGCATCAAAGAAGGAGACCTCATAAATCGACTGTTTATCAGCTTCAGCTCAAAAGACTTGGCCTGGGTCAATGAGAACCTCATTTCAATTTTTGAGAAGCACTCCATAGCTTACAGCATTCACAGCCGGGACTTTGAGCTTGGGAGGCCAATCGTCCAAAACATGGCGGATAATGTGTATGGCAGCCGTCAGGTTTTGATCGTTTTATCCCAGAATTACCTCGCCAGTAATTTCTGCCGGGAGGAGCTGCACATGGCTGTCCAGAGGGGGATAGACTCGGGAGACTCGTCACTAATTCTTGTGATGATCAACAGCTTGAAGAAAAAGCAACTACCGGCCGCTctgagaaataagaaaatgttgGACTTTGACAAACATAAGAAGAAACAAGATTGGGAGGAGAAAATACTGGGCGAGATAATAGAAGGAAAAACTATGATTATTTAG
- the LOC131785576 gene encoding uncharacterized protein isoform X4 encodes MDYQQRSKNFRTLVMKYFLTCSLFLLIMQDGSSAADMKCEIKSSCSGGCESTEPMTVDPDSNVTLNCSITERLELGMTWKRLANRTNSSELYLYHWSSINNKNYSCVCTAILFTHALKIYDGSSSPNDIVQGKETSIECVFSGWPLPTIVHWFKEEKLITNGTDGIYHSVEKEGNNLRSTLYFPSGQEDQEGLYKCNATNSIPGWSSWAAYAIEMLLLCPSAQGPIVSSDKILASAFSNINLTCRSGFDGNCPHEVLWLKGNNTAYLENAKKYSSEERETHTRCKNEYVLFIFNVTKDDEGRYTCHWECDEDIKTAVIDLKVSADFPTIDTTTQSNIILASPSHEGGRQKWLLPIIILSAVSVAVIFMSVLRFGFKKKRTSSYKIQRLEGIKEGDLINRLFISFSSKDLAWVNENLISIFEKHSIAYSIHSRDFELGRPIVQNMADNVYGSRQVLIVLSQNYLASNFCREELHMAVQRGIDSGDSSLILVMINSLKKKQLPAALRNKKMLDFDKHKKKQDWEEKILGEIIEGKTMII; translated from the exons ATGGATTATCAGCAACGGTCGAAAAACTTCAGAACTCTTGTGATGAAATACTTTTTGACATGTTCTTTGTTTCTTCTCATAATGCAAG ATGGGTCATCCGCAGCTGACATGAAATGCGAAATTAAGTCCTCCTGTTCTGGAGGATGCGAATCTACGGAACCGATGACGGTAGATCCAGACTCCAATGTAACCCTCAACTGTTCAATCACAGAAAGACTGGAACTAGGCATGACGTGGAAGCGTTTGGCAAACCGCACCAATTCCTCAGAGTTGTATCTCTATCACTGGAGTTcgataaataataaaaactatTCATGTGTATGTACCGCGATACTTTTCACAC ATGCCCTTAAAATTTACGATGGTTCAAGTTCGCCAAATGATATTGTCCAAGGCAAAGAAACCAGTATAGAATGCGTTTTCTCCGGTTGGCCTCTTCCCACTATTGTGCATTGGTTCAAGGAAGAGAAACTGATCACTAACGGAACGGACGGTATTTATCACTCAGTGGAGAAAGAGGGAAATAATCTCCGGAGCACTCTCTACTTTCCGAGTGGCCAAGAAGATCAAGAAGGGCTTTACAAGTGCAATGCCACCAACAGTATCCCTGGATGGTCGAGTTGGGCGGCTTACGCGATAGAGATGCTTTTATTGT GTCCCTCGGCACAAGGTCCAATCGTATCTTCCGATAAGATTCTTGCCAGCGCTTTTTCTAATATCAACCTGACATGTCGGTCTGGTTTTGATGGCAATTGTCCTCATGAGGTACTATGGCTCAAAGGAAATAACACGGCGTATTTGGAAAATGCCAAAAAGTACAGTTCAGAAGAAAGAGAAACGCATACTAGGTGCAAGAATGAGTACgtcctttttattttcaacgTCACGAAGGACGATGAAGGGAGATACACTTGTCATTGGGAATGCGATGAAGACATCAAGACAGCTGTAATTGACTTGAAAGTATCTGCTGATTTTCCTACAATAG ATACCACAACTCAGTCAAACATAATTTTAGCTTCTCCTTCTCACGAGG GAGGTCGACAAAAATGGCTGCTGCCAATCATCATTCTATCAGCAGTTAGTGTAGCCGTCATTTTCATGTCAGTCCTGCGGTTTggtttcaagaaaaaaaggacatCTTCTTATAAGATACAAAGAC TAGAAGGCATCAAAGAAGGAGACCTCATAAATCGACTGTTTATCAGCTTCAGCTCAAAAGACTTGGCCTGGGTCAATGAGAACCTCATTTCAATTTTTGAGAAGCACTCCATAGCTTACAGCATTCACAGCCGGGACTTTGAGCTTGGGAGGCCAATCGTCCAAAACATGGCGGATAATGTGTATGGCAGCCGTCAGGTTTTGATCGTTTTATCCCAGAATTACCTCGCCAGTAATTTCTGCCGGGAGGAGCTGCACATGGCTGTCCAGAGGGGGATAGACTCGGGAGACTCGTCACTAATTCTTGTGATGATCAACAGCTTGAAGAAAAAGCAACTACCGGCCGCTctgagaaataagaaaatgttgGACTTTGACAAACATAAGAAGAAACAAGATTGGGAGGAGAAAATACTGGGCGAGATAATAGAAGGAAAAACTATGATTATTTAG